The nucleotide window GTTTTACTGGTTGATGATTCAATCGTGCGTGGTACGACATCAGGTCAGATCATTGAGATGGCTCGTCAAGCGGGCGCAAAGAAAGTCTATTTCGCTTCCGCTGCACCAGAAGTTCGTTTCCCGAACGTTTATGGTATTGACATGCCAAGTGCCACCGAGCTTATCGCTCACGGTCGTGAGTTAGAAGATATTTGTGAATTAATTGGTGCAGATAAACTTATTTATCAAGACCTACCTGATTTAATCAGTTCTGTTGGCAAAGCAAACCCAGATATCAAAACATTCGATACGTCTGTGTTTGACGGTCAATACATTACCAATGACATCGATAACGATTACTTGGTGCAATTGGATGCTTTACGCAATAACGAAAGTAAAGAGCAATCCGATAAAGAAGCTGATTCAATTCTAGATCTTCACAACGAAGGCGCAGAGTAACGCCTATCAGCAACAAACATTAAAACAAAACGCCAGGCTTAGCCTGGCGTTTTTATTTGTGCTTAAAGCGTTCTATATGCGATTTTAAGCCATTATTTTGCTTTTACGTTGTGACAGCATCAGATTGCGAGTAAAGATGTCCTTGGGGTTTGCAAGCACGTCGCTGGTATTACCATACTCAACCACACGTCCTTCCCTAAGTACCATTAACTTATCACTAAAGTGTTGAATCACATCAATATCATGCGACACTAAAATATACGCTAGCCCCATGGTTTGTTGTAATTCCAATAACAAATTGATCAATTGAGCTCGTAACGATAAATCTAACGCTGCCAGCGCTTCGTCTAATATCACCAATTGCGGTTGCAATATAATGGCTCTAGCCAATGAAATACGTTGTTTTTGACCACCAGAAAACATGTGCGGGTAAAAGTGCATATGATCCGCAAGCAAACCCACTTTATGTAACGTTGCACGAATCATCTCGATTCGTTGCTCTTCGTCCAATTGGGTGTTCAATTTCAATGGCTCTTCTAATTGCTGGCGTATGGTCAAACTTGGGTTTAACGTACTACCGGCATTTTGAAAAATCATTCTGACGTGTTGGCAGCGTTGTTTAAAGTTACCGGCTTGCAGTTGTTGGCCATTGAGACAAATGCTGCCGGTGCTTGGTCGTGCAGCACCAACCAGTAATTTCGCCAGTGTCGACTTGCCTGAGCCGATTTCGCCAACAACCGCCAGCGTTTCTTGCGCTTCCAGTTTAAACGACAATGGTTCAAGCACGGTTTTCTTTTCGGTACGAAACCAACCTTTCTTAACCTTGTACTTTTTACTGAGATCTTTGACTTCAATCAGGCTGGTCATTATTTATTTCCTCGATGGGGAAAATGACAACTGACTTGATGGCCTTGATAGGATTCCAATGTCGGCGCTTTTACACACTTCTTTTGCGCATTAGGGCATCTTGGACCAAGTCGACAGCCTGTCGGTAAATGACTCAAACTGGGAATACTCCCTGGCAGAGTTTCTAATAGTTGTTTTTTTTCAAAGTGCTTGCGTGCGGTTGGTGTGCTCGCCACCAATGCTCGAGTGTAGGGATGAAACGGGCTTTTCAATATTTGCGTTGTTGTACCGGCTTCTACAAACTGTCCTGAGTACATTACCGTTAAATATTTGGTCCAATAACTTATCTTTTCTAATTCGTGACTGATCAGCAGTACCGACATGTTTTTAAGCTGATTTAGACTCGCCAACAAGCGGAATATTTGATTTTGATTAACCGCTTCCATTGACGCGGTAGGCTCATCAGCGATTAACAGTTTCGGTTTTTTCGCTAGTGCTATGGCAATCATAACCCGTTGACACAAGGCGTTATTGAGTTGATGCGGATAACTTTTCGCACAGTTTTGATGATTCTTAATACCGACTTTGTGTAATAGCCTAGCTATTTCTTCTTTCCGTTGTGCTGCACGTTGCCAAAAAAAGCCACTGAACTGACTGTTATCAAGTGCTTCTTCAATTTCTTCGGCAATCGTATTGGTTGGATCGAGACAGCTGATTGGCTCTTGAAAAATCATTGCCACATCGCGATTGATGATCTGCTGTCTTTCTTCGATAGGCAGGCGCAATATATCAACGCCTTGCCAATGGAAACGATCGGCGCTGACATGCCATTTATCATCGAGAACACCAATGATAGCTTGCGCTAAAATTGACTTTCCTGAGCCAGATTCACCGACTAGACCGCGAAAATCGCCATCTTTTAACACCAAAGAGACTCGGTCAACCGCGACAATGTTTTCATTGTGGCCGGTTAATTCGATGCTCAGGTTTTTTATATCCAGTAAATTCATTAGCTTTCTTTTTGTATTTTTAATGAATGACGCAAACCTTCACCAACCAAGTTGGTGGCCATCACCGTGGTTAATATTGCTAAACCCGGCAAATAGGTAGTCCAAGGTGCAATGTAAAACAGATCCAAAGAGTTCGCCAACATAGAGCCCCATTCAGGCATCGGAATAGGCGCGCCTAAACCAAGAAAACCTAATGCGGCAATCTCAAGAATGGCAGCGGACTGAGCCAAGGTAGCCTGAATGATAATTTTATCGATGATATTCGGGTATATAGAGGTGATCAAAACGCGTATTTCACTGGCACCATCAAGGATGGGGATCAAGACGTAATCTTTGGTTTGCTCTTCTTTAATTGCATTGCGCGTCACATGCACAAACTGTGGTATCGACACTAATGCGATTGCCCATAATACGTTTTCGAGGCCAGGACCTAAGATGGCGACAATGATGATGGCCAATAATAACGATGGTATCGATAAAATAACATCGAGAAAATGGGTGAGAAAACTCGATTTAACACCGCGCGTGATTGCCGAAAATGAGCCAATAATGACACCAACGCTCATCGCAAATAAGACCACCAAAAAGCTTAAGCCAAAGGTTAGAGACGCGCCATTTATCAATCTTGATAACATATCTCGACCGAGATCGTCGGTGCCGAGTAAATGGGCTAAATCGCCATTTTCGCTCCAAGCGGGCGGCAGTAACAGTTTATCTAGGTTATTTTCCAGCGCATCGTGCGGTGCAATAAAGTTGCCCACCAGCGCCAACGCCGCTAAAAAAGCATAAACACCGAAACCAATAATGGCCACAGGCGTGCTTTTAAACGTCAGCCAGAGTTGCTTTATTGGCGATGGAAACTCTTCTTCCAAATAAATGTGATTACGCGCCATGTTTTTTATACCGTTCCAGAGGGTTAATCGCTACGTACAAAAAGTCCGCTAAAATATTAATAAAGAAGGTAAATGTTGCCAAGGCAATCAAACCACCTTGGATCGCCGTATAATCCCGCGCTTCAATGCTTTCAATAAGCCAGCCGCCAGCACCTTGCCAAGCAAAGATAACTTCGGCAATCATCGCTAGGGTGACGATATTGGCAAACTGTAATCCGATTTGCCGGACAATACCAACCAACGCATTACGAATGCCGTGACGATAGATAATCATCGCTTTCG belongs to Thalassotalea sp. HSM 43 and includes:
- a CDS encoding ATP-binding cassette domain-containing protein — protein: MTSLIEVKDLSKKYKVKKGWFRTEKKTVLEPLSFKLEAQETLAVVGEIGSGKSTLAKLLVGAARPSTGSICLNGQQLQAGNFKQRCQHVRMIFQNAGSTLNPSLTIRQQLEEPLKLNTQLDEEQRIEMIRATLHKVGLLADHMHFYPHMFSGGQKQRISLARAIILQPQLVILDEALAALDLSLRAQLINLLLELQQTMGLAYILVSHDIDVIQHFSDKLMVLREGRVVEYGNTSDVLANPKDIFTRNLMLSQRKSKIMA
- a CDS encoding oligopeptide/dipeptide ABC transporter ATP-binding protein, which produces MNLLDIKNLSIELTGHNENIVAVDRVSLVLKDGDFRGLVGESGSGKSILAQAIIGVLDDKWHVSADRFHWQGVDILRLPIEERQQIINRDVAMIFQEPISCLDPTNTIAEEIEEALDNSQFSGFFWQRAAQRKEEIARLLHKVGIKNHQNCAKSYPHQLNNALCQRVMIAIALAKKPKLLIADEPTASMEAVNQNQIFRLLASLNQLKNMSVLLISHELEKISYWTKYLTVMYSGQFVEAGTTTQILKSPFHPYTRALVASTPTARKHFEKKQLLETLPGSIPSLSHLPTGCRLGPRCPNAQKKCVKAPTLESYQGHQVSCHFPHRGNK
- a CDS encoding ABC transporter permease subunit codes for the protein MARNHIYLEEEFPSPIKQLWLTFKSTPVAIIGFGVYAFLAALALVGNFIAPHDALENNLDKLLLPPAWSENGDLAHLLGTDDLGRDMLSRLINGASLTFGLSFLVVLFAMSVGVIIGSFSAITRGVKSSFLTHFLDVILSIPSLLLAIIIVAILGPGLENVLWAIALVSIPQFVHVTRNAIKEEQTKDYVLIPILDGASEIRVLITSIYPNIIDKIIIQATLAQSAAILEIAALGFLGLGAPIPMPEWGSMLANSLDLFYIAPWTTYLPGLAILTTVMATNLVGEGLRHSLKIQKES